TTTTGGGGTCACCTCCTAAATACAACCATAACCCCGTAATGAATTGTTTACGGGGTTATATGAAAGAAAAGAAAATATGAAAAAAAACGTTTGCACCAGTTGCATAATGCAACCAAACACAAGTATAAGGAATTGCACCTTAACAGCCGCCGGGGTCTAATAAGCGACTGGTCCCTAAACACTTGTAAATCCCGCAACCCGTATGGGACGCAAGGCACCGTGGGATAGGCGTCTTGCGTACTCTCTTTTACGCGGGTGAGAGTTTACACTTTTACCACAAGATAGAGGAGGCTATGTCTCACAAAAAGTTACCAGACTCGTCCGTACAAGTGTATTGTACGGCATTTTTTAAGCCACGTTAGACAAACATAAAAAAAGAGAGGGAGATAATTTCCCCTCTCTAATATCCCGCATATTCACCAGCCAAATTGGCGAAAGCACTGAGCCATCTGCGTATAGTCATTTCTGCATATCCAAGCTTATCCGCCGCCCCTGCTATCGTGTATCTATCTTCAAAATATACCAGCTGTACGGCTTTCATTCTGTCCTCACCGTTGTCCATCCCCTCTGTCTGCTTTATCGCCTTGTTAATAGCGTACATCCACAAGGCCGACTGAGCTGTGTTTTCTGCAATCAGTTTGTCTGGGTATTTTTTTACCTGCTTTACTGCGTGTCCGTACCAATCGTGTTTGGGGTTACTCATTTTTTATCCTTTCTGCAATAGCTCTTATTACATTTACAGTTACGCCGTTTCCTGCTTGTTTGTATAATTGACTATCTGAATTTACAAACTCGGCCTTTTTAAAATAATCATCGGTCCACCCTTGTAGTCTAAAACATTCTAACGGCGTTAGTCTTCTGATTGCTATGTAACATTGATATTTTTCATACCAGACCGCATACGCAACTAGTTCTTCCGATACCTGAATGAAGATTCCCTGATTACAACTCGTGTCGAGTGTGTTGGCGATTTCTTGTCCGACTCTTCCTCTTCTTGTTTTACTTCCTGGAACTGATAAATTCACGCTATCAATGCCTACTCTACACTCGGAATAGCCTTGCTTTGTTGCTTTGGCTACTTTTATGCCCTGCGAATCAATAACTCCAATCGGTTCAATCGCCACTCCGTGTCTATCCTGTCCAGTAAGTGTAAACATCGGCTCACCATCTTCTTTGAATCTCCGTCCATTCTGACGCTTTTCTGCTCGGTCTGGTGTTAATACCGGAATTGCAATACCACTATTTTGCGCTTTATACGTTCCATATCCTTTTTGGTATCTCGCTTGCAAGCATCTAGCAACGCTAGTTGTTTCTGTTCCACTATTGCACAAATCTATAAAACACGGCAATGCTACATGATGCCCTCTCCCACCACCTTGACCAGTATCAAGAGCTTCTGTAATTCCATCAGGTGCAAATACCTGCGTATTTCTTCTGTAACCGTCCCTGTGGCCTATTATTTGAATACTATTTTCTCCGTCTGCTCTTTCGACAGGAAATACTTTTGCGGTACTTCTCCCTCTAAGATGCCCGATAATGAAGCACCTTTCTCGGTTCTGTGGCACTCCAAAATCTCTGGAGTTGAGCACTTGCCATTCTGCATCATACCCCCCCTGTTCCATTTCAATGAGCAATCGGGCGAAATCCCATCCCCCATTAACACTAAGCAAATTTTTAACGTTCTCAATGAAAAGGTAAGCGGGTTTATCTTCTTCTTTGAGCTGTCCGATAAGGTACATAACTCTGAAAAACAAGCTTGAACGGTTTCCTTGAAATCCAAGTTGTTT
This Anaerobutyricum hallii DNA region includes the following protein-coding sequences:
- a CDS encoding helix-turn-helix domain-containing protein is translated as MSNPKHDWYGHAVKQVKKYPDKLIAENTAQSALWMYAINKAIKQTEGMDNGEDRMKAVQLVYFEDRYTIAGAADKLGYAEMTIRRWLSAFANLAGEYAGY
- the dcm gene encoding DNA (cytosine-5-)-methyltransferase; this translates as MKFIDFFAGIGGFRRGMELVGHECVGFCEFDKFATASYTSMHLLTPEQREYLNEMPLKQRRKEILKEEYRNGEWYANDIRRVYAGDIPKADCWCFGFPCQDISVAGKQLGFQGNRSSLFFRVMYLIGQLKEEDKPAYLFIENVKNLLSVNGGWDFARLLIEMEQGGYDAEWQVLNSRDFGVPQNRERCFIIGHLRGRSTAKVFPVERADGENSIQIIGHRDGYRRNTQVFAPDGITEALDTGQGGGRGHHVALPCFIDLCNSGTETTSVARCLQARYQKGYGTYKAQNSGIAIPVLTPDRAEKRQNGRRFKEDGEPMFTLTGQDRHGVAIEPIGVIDSQGIKVAKATKQGYSECRVGIDSVNLSVPGSKTRRGRVGQEIANTLDTSCNQGIFIQVSEELVAYAVWYEKYQCYIAIRRLTPLECFRLQGWTDDYFKKAEFVNSDSQLYKQAGNGVTVNVIRAIAERIKNE